A single window of Nocardioides kongjuensis DNA harbors:
- a CDS encoding aldehyde dehydrogenase family protein yields MTQNLLTPTDTTDASAPPEKRLMLIGGQWVESLTGAWREVLSPARHGHVLAQVPDGGKEDVDRAVQAARAAFPAWRDQHFTGRQKALLKIADAIAERAEELARVTAADTGNALRTQARPEANVLADLFRYFGGVAGEVKGTTLPAGSTQLQYTRQEPLGVVGGILPWNSPLMIAGFKVPAALAAGNTVVLKAAEDAPLAILLFAEICQQFLPDGVLNVVTGDGATAGAALVEHPGVDKVSFTGSTEVGRHIAREAGERLAHVSLELGGKNPSIVFPGAVTDELIEGLLLSSRVHRQGQSCTAGSRLFLHRDVHDEVLERLVARMGQLVVGNPLDEASDIGAVINEVQFRSVKGFLEEGLANPGLTVELGGLPPETGALAEGFFHVPTIFSGADNTFRLSREEIFGPVVMAIPFTDTDEVVRMANDSAYGLAAYVWSQDVNQAIDTAHRLEAGWVQVNQGGGQMVGQAYGGYKQSGIGREVSLEGMIAGFTQTKQINVKLGS; encoded by the coding sequence ATGACCCAGAACCTGCTCACCCCGACCGACACCACCGACGCCTCCGCCCCGCCCGAGAAGCGGCTCATGCTGATCGGCGGCCAGTGGGTCGAGAGCCTCACCGGCGCCTGGCGCGAGGTCCTCAGTCCTGCCCGCCACGGCCACGTGCTCGCGCAGGTGCCGGACGGCGGCAAGGAGGACGTCGACCGCGCCGTGCAGGCCGCCCGTGCGGCGTTCCCGGCCTGGCGCGACCAGCACTTCACCGGTCGCCAGAAGGCGCTGCTCAAGATCGCCGACGCGATCGCGGAGCGGGCCGAGGAGCTCGCCCGGGTCACCGCCGCCGACACGGGCAACGCGCTGCGCACCCAGGCCCGCCCGGAGGCCAACGTGCTGGCCGACCTGTTCCGCTACTTCGGTGGCGTCGCGGGCGAGGTCAAGGGCACAACGCTGCCGGCCGGCTCGACCCAGCTGCAGTACACCCGCCAGGAGCCGCTCGGCGTCGTCGGCGGCATCCTGCCGTGGAACTCGCCGCTGATGATCGCCGGATTCAAGGTCCCCGCCGCGCTCGCCGCCGGCAACACGGTCGTGCTCAAGGCAGCCGAGGACGCCCCGCTGGCGATCCTGCTGTTCGCCGAGATCTGCCAGCAGTTCCTGCCCGACGGCGTGCTCAACGTGGTCACCGGCGACGGTGCGACCGCCGGCGCGGCGCTCGTCGAGCACCCCGGCGTCGACAAGGTCTCCTTCACCGGCTCGACCGAGGTCGGACGCCACATCGCCCGCGAGGCCGGCGAGCGGCTCGCCCACGTCTCGCTCGAGCTCGGCGGCAAGAACCCGTCGATCGTGTTCCCCGGTGCGGTCACCGACGAGCTGATCGAGGGCCTGCTGCTCTCCTCGCGCGTGCACCGCCAGGGCCAGAGCTGCACCGCCGGGTCCCGGCTGTTCCTGCACCGTGACGTGCACGACGAGGTGCTCGAGCGCCTGGTCGCCCGGATGGGCCAGCTCGTCGTCGGCAACCCGCTCGACGAGGCCTCCGACATCGGCGCGGTCATCAACGAGGTCCAGTTCCGCTCGGTCAAGGGCTTCCTCGAGGAGGGGCTCGCGAACCCCGGGCTCACGGTCGAGCTGGGCGGCCTGCCGCCCGAGACCGGCGCGCTCGCCGAGGGCTTCTTCCACGTGCCGACGATCTTCTCGGGCGCCGACAACACCTTCCGTCTCTCCCGCGAGGAGATCTTCGGTCCCGTCGTGATGGCGATCCCCTTCACCGACACCGACGAGGTGGTCCGCATGGCCAACGACTCGGCGTACGGCCTCGCGGCCTATGTCTGGAGCCAGGACGTCAACCAGGCCATCGACACCGCCCACCGGCTCGAGGCCGGCTGGGTCCAGGTCAACCAGGGCGGCGGCCAGATGGTCGGCCAGGCGTACGGCGGCTACAAGCAGAGCGGCATCGGCCGCGAGGTCTCGCTCGAGGGCATGATCGCGGGCTTCACCCAGACCAAGCAGATCAACGTCAAGCTGGGGTCCTGA
- a CDS encoding DUF1501 domain-containing protein, which yields MTSSCCDEFAALAGGLTRRGLFRGLAGATAAVTTTTAIGGAFMSTSYAATPSAPAVLVVLSMRGAVDGMSLVVPHADPVYYAARPRIAVPSSKLLAKDAFFGLHPDLAPLLPWWNAGSMAAVHATGLPAPNRSHFAAIEAVEDADPGSAARIGWLNRLIGRDSVDDPLQAVQLGDSVLPASLLGPEPAVAVDRVESMVLAGADRWDTHGRRPQSMSTMWADAAGPLGVGARSAMKAIADFAPVRASSPTPANGAVYPDGDLGASLASAARIIRGDIGAEVITIDTGSWDHHVDLGTLEWGQMQRMTKELAGALAAFLTDLGPLTSKVSVVTLSEFGRRTRENANYGLDHGYGNVMLLLGAGVVGGYHGRWPGLVNDVDGDLLVTTDYRSVLSEVVVGRLGASSAQVFPGFQPESVGVIAPASP from the coding sequence ATGACGTCCTCGTGCTGTGACGAGTTCGCCGCCCTGGCCGGCGGCCTGACCCGGCGTGGCCTGTTCCGCGGCCTGGCGGGCGCGACGGCAGCGGTGACGACCACCACCGCGATCGGCGGGGCGTTCATGTCGACGTCGTACGCCGCCACGCCGAGCGCCCCTGCGGTGCTCGTCGTGCTGTCGATGCGCGGTGCCGTCGACGGGATGAGCCTGGTGGTCCCCCACGCCGACCCGGTCTACTACGCGGCGCGACCGCGGATCGCCGTGCCGTCGAGCAAGCTGCTGGCCAAGGACGCCTTCTTCGGCCTCCACCCCGACCTCGCGCCGCTGCTGCCGTGGTGGAACGCCGGCTCGATGGCCGCCGTCCACGCGACCGGGCTCCCGGCGCCGAACCGCTCGCACTTCGCGGCCATCGAGGCCGTCGAGGACGCCGACCCGGGCTCTGCGGCGCGGATCGGGTGGCTGAACCGGCTGATCGGCCGGGACTCGGTCGACGACCCGCTGCAGGCCGTCCAGCTCGGCGACTCCGTGCTGCCCGCCTCGCTGCTGGGACCCGAGCCCGCGGTGGCCGTCGACCGGGTCGAGTCGATGGTGCTCGCCGGTGCGGACCGCTGGGACACCCACGGCCGGCGCCCGCAGTCGATGTCGACCATGTGGGCAGACGCCGCCGGCCCGCTCGGCGTGGGCGCCCGGTCGGCGATGAAGGCGATCGCCGACTTCGCTCCGGTCCGCGCCTCCTCCCCGACGCCCGCCAACGGCGCGGTCTATCCCGACGGCGACCTCGGCGCGAGCCTGGCCTCGGCGGCGCGCATCATCCGGGGCGACATCGGGGCCGAGGTGATCACCATCGACACCGGCAGCTGGGACCACCACGTCGACCTCGGCACGCTCGAGTGGGGCCAGATGCAGCGGATGACCAAGGAGCTGGCCGGCGCGCTCGCCGCCTTCCTGACCGACCTCGGGCCACTGACCTCGAAGGTGAGCGTCGTGACGCTCTCGGAGTTCGGGCGTCGTACCAGGGAGAACGCGAACTACGGCCTCGACCACGGCTACGGGAACGTGATGCTCCTGCTCGGCGCGGGCGTCGTGGGCGGCTACCACGGGCGGTGGCCGGGCCTGGTCAACGACGTCGACGGCGACCTGCTGGTCACCACCGACTACCGCAGCGTGCTCTCCGAGGTGGTCGTCGGCCGGCTGGGCGCGTCGTCGGCGCAGGTGTTCCCCGGCTTCCAGCCGGAGAGCGTCGGCGTCATCGCGCCAGCCAGTCCCTGA
- a CDS encoding aspartate aminotransferase family protein, with translation MTAIATARPTGPAALTADAERAYDLDRQHVFHSWSAQATLDPMVVTRAEGSYLWNGDGARFLDFTSQLVYTNLGHQHPRIVAAIQEQAASLCTIAPGYANGTRSEAARLIASHTPGDLDKVFFTNGGADANEHAIRMARLHTGKHKVLSTYRSYHGGTQLAVNVTGDPRRWPSDNGSTGTVHFFGPFLYRSSFSATTEEEECQRALAHLEQVIALEGASTIAAVILESIPGTAGIMMPPAGYLKGVRELCDRHDIVFIADEVMAGFGRAGRWFAVEHGDVVPDLLTFAKGVNSGYVPLGGVAISEKIHRTFAERTYPGGLTYSGHPLACAAAVATIETMEEENIVERVDALGREILEPGLRDLAARHPWIGEVRGTGAFWAIELVSDRATREPLAPYGGSSPAMAAIISGCTRRGLLPFSNFNRIHVVPPLTISAAEATEGLAILDAALTEAYDATR, from the coding sequence ATGACCGCCATCGCCACCGCCCGCCCCACCGGCCCGGCCGCGCTCACCGCCGACGCCGAGCGCGCCTACGACCTGGACCGGCAGCACGTCTTCCACTCCTGGTCGGCGCAGGCGACGCTCGACCCGATGGTGGTCACCCGGGCCGAGGGCTCCTACCTGTGGAACGGCGACGGCGCGAGGTTCCTGGACTTCACCTCCCAGCTGGTCTACACCAACCTCGGCCACCAGCACCCGCGCATCGTCGCGGCCATCCAGGAGCAGGCCGCCAGCCTGTGCACCATCGCGCCGGGCTACGCCAACGGCACCCGGTCCGAGGCAGCGCGGCTCATCGCCTCGCACACGCCGGGCGACCTCGACAAGGTCTTCTTCACCAACGGCGGCGCGGACGCCAACGAGCACGCCATCCGGATGGCCCGGCTGCACACCGGCAAGCACAAGGTGCTCTCGACGTACCGCTCCTACCACGGCGGCACCCAGCTCGCGGTCAACGTCACCGGCGACCCGCGTCGCTGGCCGAGCGACAACGGCTCCACGGGCACCGTGCACTTCTTCGGCCCGTTCCTCTACCGCAGCTCCTTCTCGGCGACGACCGAGGAGGAGGAGTGCCAGCGCGCGCTCGCCCACCTCGAGCAGGTCATCGCCCTCGAGGGCGCGTCCACGATCGCGGCCGTCATCCTCGAGTCGATCCCGGGCACGGCCGGCATCATGATGCCGCCGGCGGGCTACCTCAAGGGCGTGCGCGAGCTGTGCGACCGCCACGACATCGTGTTCATCGCCGACGAGGTGATGGCCGGCTTCGGCCGCGCGGGGCGCTGGTTCGCGGTCGAGCACGGCGACGTCGTCCCCGACCTGCTCACCTTCGCCAAGGGCGTCAACTCCGGCTACGTCCCGCTGGGCGGCGTCGCGATCTCCGAGAAGATCCACCGCACGTTCGCCGAGCGGACCTACCCCGGCGGCCTCACCTACTCCGGCCACCCGCTGGCCTGCGCGGCCGCCGTGGCCACCATCGAGACGATGGAGGAGGAGAACATCGTCGAGCGGGTCGACGCGCTCGGCCGCGAGATCCTCGAGCCCGGCCTGCGCGACCTCGCCGCGCGCCACCCCTGGATCGGCGAGGTGCGCGGCACCGGCGCCTTCTGGGCGATCGAGCTGGTCAGCGACCGCGCGACCCGCGAGCCGCTGGCGCCGTACGGTGGTTCCAGCCCGGCGATGGCCGCGATCATCTCCGGGTGCACCCGCCGTGGGCTGCTGCCGTTCTCGAACTTCAACCGCATCCACGTGGTCCCGCCGCTGACCATCTCGGCGGCCGAGGCCACCGAGGGACTGGCGATCCTCGACGCCGCCCTCACCGAGGCGTACGACGCCACCCGCTGA
- a CDS encoding CoA transferase: MTAPTAPLDGPLTGTLVIDLSRALAGPHATMVLADLGARVIKVEPPRGGDDTRGWGPPFVGPQDQRESTYFLAANRNKESVQLDLKDAGDLAVLKELLTRADVLVENYRPGVLDRLGLSQSVLEELNSRLVVLSITGFGHDGPEGSRPGYDQIAQGETGLMSMTGPDAEHPTRVGVPIGDILAGLNGAIGVASALAARERTGRGTVVRTSLLASVIGAHAFQGTKWTVAREVALPTGNHHPQIAPYGAFRCSDGFVQIAVGSQTQWATFAGVLDLDAADERFARNSDRIGNHADLVKVIEDRLTTQPRAAWLERFAAAGIPAGSIRTVDEVYEWDQTRSQGLVISVDHPTLGEIELPGPSLRLETLGGERIGRERHVAPPTLGQHDAEVRDWLAR, translated from the coding sequence GTGACCGCCCCGACCGCCCCGCTGGACGGGCCCCTCACCGGCACCCTGGTCATCGACCTGTCCCGCGCCCTCGCCGGCCCGCACGCCACGATGGTGCTCGCCGACCTCGGTGCCCGGGTGATCAAGGTCGAGCCGCCCCGCGGCGGCGACGACACCCGCGGCTGGGGGCCGCCGTTCGTCGGGCCGCAGGACCAGCGCGAGTCGACGTACTTCCTGGCGGCCAACCGCAACAAGGAGTCGGTCCAGCTCGACCTCAAGGACGCAGGCGACCTCGCCGTGCTCAAGGAGCTCCTCACCCGCGCCGACGTGCTCGTCGAGAACTACCGGCCCGGCGTCCTCGACCGGCTCGGCCTCTCGCAGTCGGTGCTCGAGGAGCTCAACTCGCGCCTGGTCGTGCTCTCGATCACCGGCTTCGGGCACGACGGCCCGGAGGGCTCGCGTCCCGGCTACGACCAGATCGCGCAGGGCGAGACCGGGCTGATGAGCATGACCGGCCCCGACGCGGAGCACCCGACCCGGGTCGGCGTGCCGATCGGCGACATCCTCGCCGGGCTCAACGGCGCCATCGGCGTGGCCAGCGCCCTGGCCGCCCGCGAGCGGACCGGCCGCGGCACCGTCGTCCGCACCTCGCTGCTCGCCAGCGTCATCGGCGCCCACGCCTTCCAGGGCACCAAGTGGACCGTCGCCCGCGAGGTCGCTCTGCCCACCGGCAACCACCACCCGCAGATCGCTCCGTACGGCGCCTTCCGCTGCTCGGACGGCTTCGTGCAGATCGCCGTCGGCTCGCAGACCCAGTGGGCCACCTTCGCCGGCGTGCTCGACCTCGATGCCGCGGACGAGCGCTTCGCCCGCAACAGCGACCGGATCGGCAACCACGCCGACCTGGTCAAGGTGATCGAGGACCGGCTCACCACGCAGCCGCGGGCAGCCTGGCTGGAGCGGTTCGCGGCGGCGGGGATCCCGGCCGGCTCGATCCGCACGGTCGACGAGGTCTACGAGTGGGACCAGACCCGCAGCCAGGGTCTCGTGATCAGCGTCGACCACCCCACCCTCGGGGAGATCGAGCTGCCCGGCCCGAGCCTGCGGCTCGAGACGCTCGGCGGCGAGCGGATCGGCCGGGAGCGGCACGTCGCGCCGCCGACCCTGGGCCAGCACGACGCCGAGGTCAGGGACTGGCTGGCGCGATGA